CGGCGGGGCGGAGCAGGCCATGGCTAAGGCCAAGGAGCTAGAAGTCGTCTAATGGCCGACCATCCCCTGTTCACAGTCGACATAGTGACGCCTGAGGCGGTCATTTGGAGTGGCCAGGCTGAGTTTGTGTCGGCCATGACCACTGAAGGTGAGATCGGGGTGTTTGCGGGTCACGAGCCAACGATGGCTGCGTTATCGACGGGTGCAGTGGAGATCCACGGTGAAGACGGTGTGGTGATTGTGGGCATCCACGGAGGGTTTCTGCAGATCGCCCGCGACACCGTGACCCTGCTCACCGATCGTGCTGAAATGACCGACGGGGGACGCTCTGAAGCGATCCGACTTGCACAGGGCCTTCGAGACGACACTCCGGGCGACGCCGGCCAGTAAAACCGCTCGAAGCTGCACCTCGCAGGTTGCGGGCCGAGCGTGTCGGCACCTACCGGCGGGCCTCGATGTTTAGCGACACGCTGTCTCCGCTTTGCAGAGTTGGCAGCTGCCACCCGAATTCGGTGAATGTCCCCGCCTGTGGTGCCGCCGAGAGGATCTCCCATCCTTGGGGAGTGCTCGCAGGGACTAGCGTTTCGCCTGTCGCGGTAGGCGAAACGTTGACCACCACGAGGTCGTAACTCTGGGTTTCAGCGGCCAGGTCCAGCGTCGTTGCTGATATGAGCACCAAGCTGTCAGTGACTGGGGGAGCATCTTGTGCCAGGTCCTCATCGGTTGCAGACGCTGCACCCGGTGCGCCGACTAGGGCGACGACGAGTAATGTTCGAAGCGCTTTGCGCGGTGACGTCAATGGCTGCCAGTGCTGCATGGCGCAATGGTAATTAACCAATGGTGGGTCATCAATGCCCGATCTTGAGCGAGCGCAATGACTAGATATCTGCTTGGGTTACCAGCCGGTGGGCGAAGTCTTCGACCTGGCCCGGCAGACCGTTTTCGATAGCTCGTGCAATAGCGGGGAAGAACAAGCTGGCGAGCAGACCTTCAGGTCGAGCAAATACAGTGACATCAAGCTGTGTCCCGTCTTCAACGCGACTGGTGACCATCGTAATTGTGCCGCTGACCTCGGTGCTCGAGATATCAATCCCGATAGTGTCGAGGTGCTTCCAGGTCGAGACCGTCGCGGTGCCGGGATATTTGCCTCCCGCGGCGTGTGTCACCCACCGAAACGAAACAAGCTCGTCGTTCTCAACTACCGGGTCGGAAACATCCCCGACTGGTCCGATGCCCTCCCACGTCAATACGTTGACGAACTGTCTCCACACAGACTCTATGGGTTCGGATGTCACGGCTGTTG
The genomic region above belongs to Acidobacteriota bacterium and contains:
- the atpC gene encoding ATP synthase F1 subunit epsilon encodes the protein MADHPLFTVDIVTPEAVIWSGQAEFVSAMTTEGEIGVFAGHEPTMAALSTGAVEIHGEDGVVIVGIHGGFLQIARDTVTLLTDRAEMTDGGRSEAIRLAQGLRDDTPGDAGQ
- a CDS encoding SRPBCC family protein; the encoded protein is MPTTTSSSSTAVTSEPIESVWRQFVNVLTWEGIGPVGDVSDPVVENDELVSFRWVTHAAGGKYPGTATVSTWKHLDTIGIDISSTEVSGTITMVTSRVEDGTQLDVTVFARPEGLLASLFFPAIARAIENGLPGQVEDFAHRLVTQADI